A region from the Paenibacillus humicola genome encodes:
- the serS gene encoding serine--tRNA ligase: MLDMKMIRLRAKEVQEAAIRRKIPFDVKELIAADDWRRMQMAAAEKLREERNRFAAAISELLRGGRIREAEEKKKEAAALHDRLALAETGLRDAREEFDRLMRLVPNLISPDTPEGDNDRDNVELRTDGQPPQFEFAPKDHVELGRLLDLIDVDRGVKIGGSRQYVLKGNGALLHRAVQQLAVDLLLEQGFTLLELPAMTKEEAFVGTGFFPASRDQSFAVDGENLFLAGTAEVPLVSYYAGETLDLSQPLLLAAAGPCFRSEVGSAGRDVRGLYRVHQFAKVEQVVLCRADLTLAEELLVRITAHAERLLQLLELPYRVVAVCAGDLSAKNYKQFDIETWMPSRNAYGETHSASLLLDYQARRSNIRYWDENGRLAFAYTLNGTMAASPRILIPLLECHQREDGTVRIPKALRPYIRGLEELK, translated from the coding sequence ATGCTGGACATGAAAATGATCCGCTTGCGGGCGAAGGAAGTTCAGGAAGCCGCAATCCGGAGAAAAATTCCGTTTGACGTGAAGGAGCTGATCGCCGCTGACGACTGGCGCCGCATGCAGATGGCGGCGGCGGAGAAGCTGCGGGAAGAGCGTAACCGGTTTGCCGCCGCCATTAGTGAGCTGTTGCGAGGCGGACGGATACGGGAAGCGGAGGAGAAGAAGAAGGAGGCTGCAGCGCTGCACGACAGGCTGGCTCTGGCAGAGACCGGGCTGAGGGACGCCCGAGAGGAGTTTGACCGGCTGATGCGGCTTGTGCCGAATTTGATATCGCCGGATACGCCGGAAGGGGATAACGACCGGGACAATGTGGAGCTGCGAACGGACGGTCAGCCGCCGCAATTTGAATTCGCCCCGAAGGATCACGTCGAGCTGGGCCGCCTGCTGGACCTGATCGATGTCGATCGCGGCGTCAAGATCGGAGGTTCGCGGCAATATGTGCTGAAAGGAAACGGTGCGCTGCTTCATCGCGCGGTCCAGCAGCTGGCGGTCGATCTGCTGCTCGAGCAAGGTTTTACGCTGCTTGAACTGCCGGCGATGACGAAGGAGGAGGCGTTTGTCGGAACCGGATTTTTTCCCGCAAGCCGCGACCAGAGCTTTGCCGTCGATGGCGAGAACCTGTTTTTGGCCGGCACGGCGGAGGTGCCGCTTGTTTCGTATTATGCCGGGGAGACGCTCGATTTAAGCCAGCCGCTGCTGCTTGCCGCCGCGGGGCCCTGCTTCCGGAGCGAGGTCGGTTCGGCAGGCCGCGACGTACGCGGGCTGTACCGGGTACACCAATTTGCTAAGGTGGAGCAAGTCGTCCTGTGCCGCGCCGATTTGACGCTTGCGGAGGAACTGCTCGTGCGGATCACCGCTCACGCGGAACGGCTGCTGCAGCTGCTCGAGCTGCCCTACCGGGTCGTGGCGGTATGCGCCGGCGATTTGTCGGCCAAAAATTACAAGCAGTTCGACATCGAGACGTGGATGCCGAGCCGGAACGCGTATGGCGAAACGCATTCGGCATCGCTGCTGCTCGATTATCAGGCGCGGCGTTCGAATATCCGGTACTGGGACGAAAACGGTCGGCTCGCCTTCGCCTATACGCTGAACGGCACGATGGCAGCCAGCCCGCGCATCCTCATTCCGCTGCTCGAATGCCATCAGCGCGAGGACGGCACGGTTCGCATCCCGAAAGCGCTCCGGCCTTACATCCGCGGATTGGAGGAACTGAAGTAA